From the Malaclemys terrapin pileata isolate rMalTer1 chromosome 13, rMalTer1.hap1, whole genome shotgun sequence genome, one window contains:
- the LOC128848340 gene encoding zinc finger protein 239-like, protein MGMMSENVEENPQQEDPETHVTLLGRSEGTVSWSPEHGKAGGCQHRPERQQGNQSGKKVGKSVQCEGGLKNLSKNMMHQRFSNGEGKYTCTECGKSFSQSLHLIIHCRTHTGQRPHKCLQCGKSFIDNPTLKIHQRIHMGEKPYKCPDCGKSFSERPHLIGHQRIHTEAKTFICSQCGETLCNWSTFLRHERIHTGERSKPYRCLECRENFRDWSGLSRHQRIHTGEKPYNCLDCGESFSRCSNLTRHQKAHTGERPYKCLKCGKSFSRRSTRSRHLRTHWGESE, encoded by the coding sequence ATGGGGATGATGAGTGAGAATGTGGAAGAGAATCCTCAGCAGGAAGATCCTGAAACTCATGTTACATTATTGGGAAGATCTGAAGGGACTGTGTCCTGGAGTCCAGAGCATGGAAAAGCTGGTGGgtgtcagcacaggccagagagacAGCAGGGAAACCAGTCAGGGAAGAAAGTGGGTAAATCCGTTCAATGTGAAGGTGGTTTGAAGAATCTTAGTAAAAACATGATGCACCAGAGATTCTCCAATGGGGAGGGAAAATACACATGcaccgagtgtgggaaaagcttcagtcagagtttaCACCTTATTATACATTGCAGAACCCACACAGGACAAAGACCTCATAAATGTCttcagtgtgggaaaagctttattGACAACCCAACCCTGAAaatacatcagagaatccacatgggAGAAAAACCCTACAAGTGccctgactgtgggaaaagcttcagtgagAGACCACATCTTATTGgccaccagagaatccacaccgAAGCAAAAACTTTCATATGTTCTCAGTGTGGGGAAACCCTCTGTAACTGGTCAACCTTTCTTAGACatgagagaatccacactggagagagatctAAACCTTATcgctgccttgagtgcagggagaACTTCCGTGATTGGTCAGGTCTTAGTAGGcatcagagaattcacacaggagagaaaccctataactgCCTGgactgtggagaaagcttcagtCGGTGCTCAAACCTTACCAGGCACCAAAAAGCTCACACTGGGGAGAGACCCTATAAGTGCCtcaagtgtgggaaaagcttcagtcggagATCAACCCGCAGTAGACATCTGAGAACCCAttggggagaaagtgaataa